The Streptomyces sp. NBC_00162 genome window below encodes:
- a CDS encoding Bax inhibitor-1/YccA family protein, whose protein sequence is MRSSNPVFSRRGFSRDNGGYAGFDARQHQQAGTATNPYATNPYATDPATGMPQAPVRANAMTMDDVVSRTGMTLGVLILTATLSWILLPVDPANLGKSYGIAIGAALVAFVLAMVQSFKRKPVPALILGYAALEGVFLGVISAATSTYLSAGVVIQAVMGTMCVFAAVLLAYKMGWIRVNRRFTGFVMAAAMGFILLMVANSLFALFGGGDGLGFRSGGLGLLFGAIGVILGACFLALDFKQVEDALTYGAPREEAWLAAFGLTLTLVWIYLEMLRIFQILSGND, encoded by the coding sequence ATGAGGAGCAGTAACCCGGTCTTCTCGCGACGGGGGTTCAGCCGCGACAACGGTGGCTACGCGGGGTTCGACGCGCGCCAGCACCAGCAGGCCGGGACCGCGACCAACCCGTACGCGACCAACCCGTATGCGACCGACCCGGCCACGGGCATGCCGCAGGCACCGGTGCGCGCCAACGCGATGACCATGGACGACGTCGTGAGCCGCACGGGCATGACGCTCGGTGTGCTCATCCTGACGGCGACCCTGTCCTGGATCCTGCTGCCGGTCGACCCGGCCAACCTGGGCAAGTCGTACGGCATCGCCATCGGCGCGGCCCTCGTGGCGTTCGTCCTGGCCATGGTCCAGTCCTTCAAGCGCAAGCCGGTCCCGGCCCTGATCCTGGGATACGCGGCGCTGGAGGGTGTCTTCCTCGGCGTCATCAGCGCGGCGACCAGCACCTACCTCAGCGCGGGTGTCGTCATCCAGGCCGTGATGGGCACGATGTGCGTCTTCGCCGCCGTGCTCCTCGCCTACAAGATGGGCTGGATCCGGGTCAACCGGCGCTTCACCGGCTTCGTGATGGCCGCCGCCATGGGCTTCATCCTGCTCATGGTCGCGAACTCGCTGTTCGCGCTCTTCGGCGGCGGTGACGGCCTCGGCTTCCGCAGCGGCGGCCTCGGCCTGCTGTTCGGCGCCATCGGCGTCATCCTCGGCGCGTGCTTCCTCGCCCTCGACTTCAAGCAGGTCGAGGACGCCCTGACGTACGGAGCCCCGCGCGAGGAGGCATGGCTGGCCGCCTTCGGCCTGACGCTGACCCTGGTGTGGATCTACCTGGAGATGCTCCGCATCTTCCAGATCCTCTCGGGCAACGACTAG
- a CDS encoding cystathionine beta-synthase, producing the protein MQFHDSMISLVGNTPLVKLNRVTEGLQATVLAKVEYFNPGGSVKDRIAVRMIEAAEQSGALKPGGTIVEPTSGNTGVGLAIVAQQKGYKCIFVCPDKVSMDKINVMRAYGAEVVVCPTAVDPEHPDSYYNVSDRLAREPGAWKPDQYSNPNNPRSHYETTGPELWEQTDGKITHFVAGVGTGGTISGTGNYLKEVSGGKVKVIGADPEGSVYSGGSGRPYLVEGVGEDFWPTAYDPNVTDEIIAVSDKDSFQMTRRLAKEEGLLVGGSCGMAVVAALKAAEGLGPDDVVVVLLPDSGRGYLSKIFSDEWMAGHGFLEEAGPAARIGDVLNDKEGGIPSLVHMHPEETVGEAIEVLREYGVSQMPIVKPGAGHPDVMAAEVIGSVVEKELLAALFAQRASLNDPLEKHMSAPLPQVGSGEPVSELMAVLGEADAAIVLVEGKPTGVVSRQDLLAFLAKGAK; encoded by the coding sequence GTGCAATTCCACGACTCGATGATCAGCCTCGTCGGCAACACCCCGCTGGTGAAGCTCAACCGTGTGACCGAAGGCCTCCAGGCCACCGTCCTTGCGAAGGTCGAGTACTTCAATCCCGGCGGATCCGTGAAGGACCGGATCGCCGTCCGGATGATCGAGGCCGCCGAGCAGAGCGGTGCCCTCAAGCCCGGCGGCACCATCGTGGAGCCCACCAGCGGCAACACCGGTGTAGGACTCGCCATCGTGGCCCAGCAGAAGGGCTACAAGTGCATCTTCGTCTGCCCTGACAAGGTGTCCATGGACAAGATCAACGTGATGCGCGCGTACGGCGCCGAGGTCGTGGTCTGCCCGACCGCCGTCGACCCCGAGCACCCGGACTCGTACTACAACGTGTCCGACCGCCTCGCGCGCGAGCCCGGCGCCTGGAAGCCCGACCAGTACAGCAACCCGAACAACCCCCGTTCGCACTACGAGACCACCGGTCCCGAGCTGTGGGAGCAGACGGACGGGAAGATCACCCACTTCGTCGCGGGCGTCGGCACGGGCGGCACGATCTCGGGTACGGGCAACTACCTCAAGGAGGTGTCCGGCGGCAAGGTCAAGGTCATCGGCGCCGACCCCGAGGGCTCGGTCTACTCCGGCGGCTCGGGCCGCCCGTACCTGGTCGAGGGCGTCGGCGAGGACTTCTGGCCGACCGCCTACGACCCGAACGTGACGGACGAGATCATCGCGGTGTCCGACAAGGACTCCTTCCAGATGACCCGCCGCCTCGCCAAGGAGGAGGGCCTGCTCGTCGGCGGCTCCTGCGGCATGGCGGTCGTCGCGGCGCTGAAGGCCGCCGAGGGGCTCGGCCCGGACGACGTGGTCGTCGTCCTGCTACCGGACAGCGGCCGCGGCTACCTCAGCAAGATCTTCAGCGACGAGTGGATGGCGGGACACGGCTTCCTCGAGGAGGCCGGGCCCGCCGCGCGCATCGGCGACGTGCTGAACGACAAGGAGGGCGGCATCCCCTCCCTCGTCCACATGCACCCCGAGGAGACGGTCGGCGAGGCCATCGAGGTCCTGCGCGAGTACGGCGTCTCGCAGATGCCGATCGTCAAGCCGGGCGCCGGCCACCCGGACGTGATGGCCGCCGAGGTCATCGGCTCCGTGGTCGAGAAGGAGCTCCTCGCCGCGCTGTTCGCGCAGCGGGCGTCCCTGAACGACCCGCTGGAGAAGCACATGAGCGCCCCGCTGCCGCAGGTCGGCTCCGGCGAGCCGGTGTCCGAACTGATGGCGGTGCTCGGCGAGGCGGACGCGGCGATCGTGCTGGTGGAGGGCAAGCCGACCGGCGTCGTCAGCCGCCAGGACCTGCTGGCGTTCCTCGCCAAGGGCGCGAAGTAG
- a CDS encoding acetyl-CoA C-acetyltransferase has translation MPEAVIVSTARSPIGRAFKGSLKDVRPDDLTATIIQAALAKVPELDPRQIDDLMLGCGLPGGEQGHNLARIVAVQMGMDYLPGATITRYCSSSLQTSRMALHAIKAGEGDVFISAGVEMVSRSVKGSSDGLPDTHNPLFGDAEARTASVAQSEGAAWHDPREDGLIPDAYIAMGQTAENLARLKGVTRQDMDEFGVRSQNLAEAAIKNGFWEREITPVTTPDGTVVSTDDGPRAGVTLEGVSGLKPVFRPDGLVTAANCCPLNDGAAALVIMSDTKARELGLTPLARIVSTGVTGLSPEIMGLGPVEASKQALKRAGLTVGDIDLFEINEAFAAQVIPSYRDLEIPLDKLNVNGGAIAVGHPFGMTGARITGTLINSLQFHDKQFGLETMCVGGGQGMAMVIERLS, from the coding sequence ATGCCCGAAGCCGTCATCGTTTCCACCGCCCGCTCGCCCATCGGGCGCGCCTTCAAGGGGTCCCTCAAGGACGTCCGACCGGACGACCTGACCGCCACGATCATCCAGGCCGCGCTCGCCAAGGTCCCCGAGCTGGACCCGCGCCAGATAGACGACCTGATGCTCGGCTGTGGTCTCCCCGGCGGCGAGCAGGGCCACAACCTCGCCCGCATCGTCGCGGTGCAGATGGGCATGGACTACCTGCCGGGCGCCACCATCACCCGCTACTGCTCCTCCTCGCTCCAGACCTCGCGGATGGCCCTGCACGCCATCAAGGCGGGCGAGGGCGACGTCTTCATCTCCGCGGGCGTCGAGATGGTCTCCCGGTCCGTGAAGGGCTCCTCCGACGGCCTGCCGGACACCCACAACCCGCTCTTCGGCGACGCGGAGGCCCGTACCGCCTCCGTCGCGCAGAGCGAGGGCGCGGCCTGGCACGACCCGCGCGAGGACGGCCTGATCCCGGACGCGTACATCGCGATGGGGCAGACCGCCGAGAACCTGGCCCGCCTCAAGGGCGTGACCCGCCAGGACATGGACGAGTTCGGCGTCCGCTCGCAGAACCTGGCCGAGGCCGCGATCAAGAACGGCTTCTGGGAGCGGGAGATCACCCCGGTCACCACCCCGGACGGCACGGTCGTCTCCACCGACGACGGCCCGCGCGCCGGCGTGACCCTGGAGGGCGTCTCGGGCCTCAAGCCCGTCTTCCGCCCCGACGGCCTGGTCACGGCCGCCAACTGCTGCCCGCTCAACGACGGCGCCGCGGCGCTGGTCATCATGAGCGACACCAAGGCGCGCGAGCTGGGCCTGACCCCGCTGGCCCGGATCGTCTCCACCGGCGTCACCGGCCTCTCCCCCGAGATCATGGGCCTGGGCCCGGTCGAGGCGTCGAAGCAGGCCCTGAAGCGGGCCGGCCTGACGGTCGGCGACATCGACCTGTTCGAGATCAACGAGGCCTTCGCGGCGCAGGTCATCCCGTCCTACCGGGACCTGGAGATCCCGCTGGACAAGCTGAACGTCAACGGCGGGGCCATCGCCGTCGGTCACCCGTTCGGGATGACCGGCGCCCGCATCACCGGCACTCTGATCAACAGCCTGCAGTTCCACGACAAGCAGTTCGGCCTCGAAACCATGTGCGTGGGCGGCGGCCAGGGCATGGCCATGGTCATCGAGCGCCTGAGCTAG
- a CDS encoding SGNH/GDSL hydrolase family protein encodes MSRARTARRIAAGAAYGGGGLGLVGAAAVGLVLAEVQFAKRTVGTGLGEPPRADGLYGSEFGGPEQSPGPLRLGMLGDSTAAGLGVRRARQTPAALLASGLAAVAERPVELRNVAVSGAMSDDLDRQVSLLIDGAADAGTAPPDVCVIMIGANDVTRRMPPTQSVRCLTSAVRRLRLAGAEVVVGTCPDLGTIEPVYQPLRWMARRVSRQLAAAQTIGVVALGARTVSMGDLLGPEFAANPREMFGPDSYHPSAEGYATAAMAVLPTLCAALGLWPESDRLDVSRDEDMLPVAKAASAAAGLAGTEVTAARGPWALLKHRRRRRVPGEELPGTQTPDSRVSGTA; translated from the coding sequence GTGTCCAGGGCGAGAACGGCCCGCCGGATCGCGGCGGGGGCAGCGTACGGCGGGGGCGGGCTCGGGCTGGTCGGGGCCGCCGCGGTGGGACTGGTGCTCGCGGAGGTGCAGTTCGCCAAGCGGACGGTGGGCACCGGACTGGGCGAACCGCCGCGCGCGGACGGGCTGTACGGGAGCGAGTTCGGCGGGCCGGAACAGAGCCCGGGGCCGCTGCGCCTGGGCATGCTCGGCGACTCCACCGCCGCGGGGCTCGGCGTACGGCGGGCCCGCCAGACCCCGGCGGCCCTGCTGGCCTCCGGGCTGGCGGCGGTGGCCGAGCGCCCGGTCGAGCTGCGCAACGTCGCCGTGTCGGGGGCCATGTCGGACGACCTGGACCGGCAGGTGAGCCTGCTGATCGACGGGGCCGCCGACGCCGGGACGGCGCCCCCGGACGTGTGCGTGATCATGATCGGTGCGAACGACGTGACGCGGCGGATGCCGCCGACCCAGTCGGTGCGCTGCCTGACCTCGGCCGTGCGGCGGCTGCGGCTCGCGGGCGCCGAGGTCGTCGTCGGCACCTGCCCGGACCTGGGCACGATCGAGCCGGTGTACCAGCCGCTGCGCTGGATGGCCCGCCGGGTCTCGCGCCAGCTGGCCGCCGCCCAGACGATAGGAGTGGTCGCGCTGGGCGCCCGCACGGTCTCCATGGGAGATCTGCTGGGCCCCGAGTTCGCCGCGAACCCTCGCGAGATGTTCGGCCCGGACTCCTACCACCCGTCGGCGGAGGGGTACGCGACCGCCGCCATGGCCGTGCTGCCGACCCTGTGCGCGGCGCTCGGGCTGTGGCCGGAGTCCGACCGCCTCGACGTGTCCCGCGACGAGGACATGCTGCCGGTGGCCAAGGCCGCCTCGGCCGCGGCCGGCCTGGCGGGTACGGAGGTCACGGCGGCCCGCGGCCCCTGGGCCCTGCTCAAGCACCGGCGGCGGCGCCGGGTCCCGGGCGAGGAGCTGCCGGGCACCCAGACCCCGGACAGCCGGGTGTCGGGCACGGCGTGA
- a CDS encoding ABC transporter ATP-binding protein → MTTTNYAPHTTQAVAARATGLSKVYGQGETQVVALNNVSVDFAQGQFTAIMGPSGSGKSTLMHCVAGLDTFSAGSVRIGETELGSLKDKQLTQLRRDKIGFIFQAFNLLPTLTALENITLPMDIAGRKPDKQWLDAVISMVGLSDRLSHRPTQLSGGQQQRVAVARALASRPEIIFGDEPTGNLDSRSGAEVLGFLRNSVRELGQTVVMVTHDPVAASYADRVIFLADGSIVDEMISPTADSVLDRMKAFDAKGRTS, encoded by the coding sequence GTGACCACCACGAACTACGCCCCGCACACCACCCAGGCCGTGGCCGCCCGCGCCACCGGCCTCTCCAAGGTGTACGGCCAGGGCGAGACCCAGGTGGTCGCCCTCAACAACGTCTCCGTGGACTTCGCGCAGGGCCAGTTCACCGCGATCATGGGCCCCTCGGGCTCCGGCAAGTCCACGCTGATGCACTGCGTCGCCGGCCTGGACACCTTCTCCGCCGGATCGGTGCGCATCGGCGAGACCGAGCTGGGCTCCCTCAAGGACAAGCAGCTCACCCAGCTGCGCCGGGACAAGATCGGCTTCATCTTCCAGGCCTTCAACCTGCTGCCGACCCTGACGGCCCTGGAGAACATCACGCTCCCCATGGACATCGCCGGCCGCAAGCCCGACAAGCAGTGGCTGGACGCGGTGATCAGCATGGTCGGCCTCTCCGACCGCCTCTCCCACCGCCCCACCCAGCTCTCCGGCGGCCAGCAGCAGCGCGTGGCCGTCGCCCGCGCCCTGGCCTCCCGCCCCGAGATCATCTTCGGCGACGAGCCCACCGGAAACCTCGACTCCCGCTCCGGCGCCGAGGTCCTCGGCTTCCTGCGCAACTCCGTCCGCGAGCTCGGCCAGACCGTCGTGATGGTCACGCACGACCCGGTCGCCGCCTCCTACGCGGACCGCGTCATCTTCCTCGCCGACGGCTCGATCGTCGACGAGATGATCAGCCCCACCGCCGACAGCGTGCTGGACCGCATGAAGGCGTTCGACGCCAAGGGCCGCACCAGCTGA
- a CDS encoding MurR/RpiR family transcriptional regulator has product MSDSPAARLQKLFEGHRLTPTQRRIAHCMVRGAAEVPFLSSVELADLAGVSQPSVTRFAVALGFDGYPALRRHLREVAPAERADTVHEDAYNEYQQAVQGEIDNLRQLAAMLADPSPVQEAGRLLAASTPLPVLGLRAASSQARGFAYFAAKVHPDVRLLDEGGSMMEDRIDAAAGAGASALLCFALPRHPREVVDALERSRRAGLAVVTVADSAFAPVARHSDLLIPAPVGTGLAFDTACAPMLLGRVLLEAMADALPDAQARLEAFDARAAARGLFVE; this is encoded by the coding sequence ATGAGCGACAGCCCGGCCGCGCGGCTGCAGAAGCTGTTCGAGGGGCACCGGCTGACGCCGACCCAGCGGCGGATCGCGCACTGCATGGTGCGCGGAGCGGCGGAGGTGCCCTTCCTGTCGAGCGTGGAGCTCGCCGACCTGGCCGGGGTGAGCCAGCCGTCGGTGACCCGGTTCGCGGTGGCGCTGGGCTTCGACGGGTATCCCGCCCTGCGCCGGCACCTGCGCGAGGTGGCCCCCGCCGAGCGGGCGGACACCGTGCACGAGGACGCGTACAACGAGTACCAGCAGGCGGTCCAGGGCGAGATCGACAACCTGCGGCAGCTCGCGGCGATGCTCGCCGACCCCTCGCCGGTCCAGGAGGCGGGGCGGCTGCTGGCCGCCTCGACCCCGCTGCCGGTGCTGGGGCTGCGGGCCGCGTCCTCGCAGGCGCGCGGGTTCGCGTACTTCGCCGCCAAGGTGCACCCGGACGTCCGTCTCCTCGACGAGGGCGGCTCGATGATGGAGGACCGCATCGACGCCGCCGCCGGCGCGGGGGCCTCGGCGCTGCTCTGCTTCGCGCTGCCCCGCCATCCCCGGGAAGTCGTGGACGCGCTGGAGCGCTCCCGGCGGGCCGGGCTGGCCGTGGTGACGGTCGCGGACTCGGCCTTCGCCCCGGTGGCCCGCCACTCGGACCTGCTGATCCCGGCGCCGGTCGGGACCGGGCTGGCCTTCGACACGGCGTGTGCGCCGATGCTGCTGGGCCGGGTGCTGCTGGAGGCGATGGCGGACGCGCTCCCGGACGCGCAGGCCCGCCTGGAGGCCTTCGACGCCAGGGCCGCCGCCCGAGGCCTCTTCGTGGAGTGA
- a CDS encoding SAM-dependent methyltransferase, which yields MTDAAPRLAALAETLLGAPLPVRIRAWDGSEAGPPTGPTLVLTHRRALRRMLWKPGEMGLARAWVAGDLIVEGDLFELLDRVAGLLWERDAAAPPAGTPKHARLAQAGSTLALLRDPAARAAVRDLAALARPWPAPAPPPEEAARRSGPVHTKGRDRAAISHHYDVGNEFYGHVLGPSMVYSCAYWNPGATLEEAQRDKLDLVCRKLALTSGARLLDVGCGWGSMALHAAREYGVQAVGITLSREQAAYARKRVAEEGLADRIEIRVQDYRDVKDGPYDAISSIGMAEHVGGDRYREYARTLHALLRPGGRLLNHQIARPPEPDEAAYRVDEFIDAYVFPDGELSPLGSTVGELERAGFEVRDVEALREHYALTLRAWVARLQAHWDEAVRLTSPGRARVWLLYMAASALGFEHGRLGVNQVLAVRPGAGGDSGLPLRLRTWGA from the coding sequence ATGACCGACGCCGCGCCGCGGCTGGCCGCACTCGCCGAGACCTTGCTGGGCGCCCCCCTGCCCGTCCGCATACGGGCCTGGGACGGCAGCGAGGCCGGTCCGCCCACCGGCCCCACCCTGGTGCTCACCCACCGGCGCGCCCTTCGCCGCATGCTGTGGAAGCCGGGCGAGATGGGCCTGGCGCGCGCCTGGGTCGCCGGGGACCTGATCGTCGAGGGCGACCTCTTCGAACTGCTGGACCGGGTGGCCGGGCTGCTCTGGGAGCGGGACGCCGCCGCCCCGCCCGCCGGGACGCCCAAGCACGCCCGCCTCGCCCAGGCCGGCAGCACCCTGGCGCTGCTGCGCGACCCGGCCGCGCGGGCCGCCGTACGGGACCTCGCCGCGCTGGCCCGGCCGTGGCCCGCGCCCGCACCGCCGCCCGAGGAGGCCGCCCGCCGCAGCGGGCCCGTCCACACCAAGGGCCGCGACCGTGCGGCCATCAGCCACCACTACGACGTCGGCAACGAGTTCTACGGTCATGTGCTCGGCCCGTCCATGGTGTACTCCTGCGCCTACTGGAACCCCGGGGCCACCCTGGAGGAGGCCCAGCGCGACAAGCTCGACCTGGTCTGCCGCAAGCTCGCCCTCACGTCCGGCGCCCGGCTCCTCGACGTCGGCTGCGGCTGGGGCTCCATGGCCCTGCACGCCGCCCGGGAGTACGGGGTCCAGGCCGTCGGCATCACGCTCTCGCGCGAGCAGGCCGCGTACGCCCGCAAGCGGGTCGCCGAGGAGGGCCTGGCCGACCGGATCGAGATCCGCGTCCAGGACTACCGGGACGTCAAGGACGGTCCGTACGACGCCATTTCCTCCATCGGCATGGCCGAGCACGTCGGCGGCGACCGCTACCGCGAGTACGCCCGCACCCTGCACGCCCTGCTGCGCCCCGGCGGCCGCCTGCTGAACCACCAGATCGCCCGGCCCCCGGAGCCCGACGAAGCGGCCTACCGGGTCGACGAGTTCATCGACGCCTACGTCTTCCCCGACGGGGAGCTCTCGCCGCTCGGCAGCACCGTCGGCGAACTGGAGCGGGCCGGCTTCGAGGTCCGGGACGTGGAGGCGCTGCGCGAGCACTACGCGCTGACCCTGCGGGCCTGGGTGGCGCGCCTGCAGGCCCACTGGGACGAGGCCGTACGTCTCACCTCGCCCGGCCGGGCCCGGGTGTGGCTGCTCTACATGGCGGCCTCCGCGCTCGGCTTCGAGCACGGCCGGCTCGGGGTCAACCAGGTCCTCGCGGTACGGCCGGGGGCGGGCGGCGACTCCGGGCTGCCGCTGCGGCTGCGCACCTGGGGCGCGTGA
- a CDS encoding DUF4287 domain-containing protein, with product MSVEFSEQTHRNMIDRIPQCTGRELSDWLRTVDEGPSLVRFEEKVSWLRGAHELSYGQAKAIIHEYDLRRAARRFG from the coding sequence ATGTCCGTAGAGTTCTCCGAGCAGACACACCGCAACATGATCGACAGAATCCCCCAGTGCACCGGTCGTGAGCTCTCCGACTGGCTCCGTACCGTCGACGAAGGCCCCTCCCTCGTCCGGTTCGAGGAGAAGGTCAGCTGGCTGCGCGGCGCGCACGAACTGTCCTACGGCCAGGCCAAGGCGATCATCCACGAGTACGACCTGCGCAGAGCCGCCCGCCGGTTCGGCTGA
- a CDS encoding ABC transporter permease, protein MFRTALRNVLAHKARLLMTVLAVTLGVAFVSGTLVFTDTLKKSLSSQSAKSYDGVAVSVTAYGQTRGDNGEKEGEPGLSQATLDKVKALNGVDSVSGRVSGFAGVGDENGKLIGAGWSNKGSNYTPVKDGKDPRYAFAQGAGPVKADEVALDKATADKGKYQVGDKVRVATNGPVKEYALAGVFTTEDGAVQAGGSLVLFDTKVAQELYLKPGYFSELSVAAKSGASADQLLAEIKPLLDSKNTKAQTGAALAAEQAKDIEKGLSQMSTMLLVFAGISLFVGIFLIYNTFTMLVTQRTKELALLRAVGANRGQVMRSVLAEALVVGILSAVVGLLGGIGLAIGIRSLIGSFGAKLPGGGLVIAPGTIVAALVVGVLVTTVAAVLPAWRTGRIAPVAAMGSAHLPASSKSLVLRNVIGSVLGLLAVGLVLLGVSQGGDEGRMLIGAGAFFMLIGMIVLLPLLSQPVIGAVRPLLQKVFGVPGKLAAQNAVRNPRRTAVTAASLAIGLTLVTTLSVLGITVGKVVDRMSTEKLRADYKVSMSDDMGSLDKSVAETLAKTPGIKAVSPQAAGYFKVGEDFRSASGVTPSTIGQMLNIEVTSGSLDSLGKGEVAVAEKAAKKQNLAVGSTLQVMFDDGQKDSLKVGAVYKDMEGLLSPYVLDNKILSEHSEDQYIPEVYVNVDGGASKAGQQKVVDALGKNPAITVATQQDMRNEMGGMINTMLNIMYGLLGMALIISVLGVVNTLAMSVFERTQEIGMLRAIGLDRSRVKNMIRLEAVVISLFGAVLGVAIGIFLAWAVGSTLAKSMPNYELVLPYDRIGVFLLLAAVVGVLAAMWPARSAARLNMLTAIKTE, encoded by the coding sequence ATGTTCCGTACCGCCCTGCGCAACGTGCTCGCGCACAAGGCCAGGCTGCTGATGACGGTGCTCGCCGTCACCCTCGGCGTCGCCTTCGTGTCCGGCACCCTCGTCTTCACCGACACCCTCAAGAAGTCCCTCTCCAGCCAGTCCGCCAAGAGCTACGACGGCGTGGCCGTCTCCGTCACCGCCTACGGCCAGACCCGCGGCGACAACGGCGAGAAGGAGGGTGAGCCGGGCCTCAGCCAGGCGACCCTCGACAAGGTCAAGGCCCTGAACGGCGTCGACTCCGTCTCCGGCCGCGTCTCCGGCTTCGCCGGCGTGGGCGACGAGAACGGCAAGCTGATCGGCGCCGGCTGGTCCAACAAGGGCTCCAACTACACGCCCGTCAAGGACGGCAAGGACCCGCGCTACGCCTTCGCCCAGGGCGCCGGCCCGGTCAAGGCCGACGAGGTCGCGCTCGACAAGGCGACCGCGGACAAGGGCAAGTACCAGGTCGGCGACAAGGTCCGCGTCGCCACCAACGGCCCGGTCAAGGAGTACGCCCTCGCCGGCGTCTTCACCACGGAGGACGGCGCGGTCCAGGCCGGCGGCAGCCTGGTGCTCTTCGACACCAAGGTCGCCCAGGAGCTCTACCTCAAGCCCGGCTACTTCAGCGAGCTGTCGGTGGCCGCCAAGTCCGGTGCCTCCGCCGACCAGCTGCTCGCCGAGATCAAGCCGCTGCTCGACAGCAAGAACACCAAGGCGCAGACCGGCGCGGCGCTCGCCGCCGAGCAGGCGAAGGACATCGAGAAGGGCCTCAGCCAGATGAGCACCATGCTGCTCGTCTTCGCCGGCATCTCGCTCTTCGTCGGCATCTTCCTCATCTACAACACCTTCACCATGCTGGTCACCCAGCGCACCAAGGAGCTGGCCCTGCTCCGCGCCGTCGGCGCCAACCGCGGCCAGGTCATGCGCTCGGTCCTCGCCGAGGCCCTGGTCGTCGGCATCCTGTCCGCCGTCGTCGGCCTGCTCGGCGGCATCGGCCTGGCGATCGGCATCCGCTCCCTGATCGGCTCCTTCGGCGCCAAGCTGCCTGGCGGCGGCCTCGTGATCGCGCCGGGCACCATCGTCGCGGCCCTGGTCGTCGGCGTCCTGGTCACCACGGTCGCCGCGGTCCTGCCCGCCTGGCGCACCGGCCGGATCGCCCCGGTCGCCGCCATGGGCAGCGCCCACCTGCCGGCCAGCTCGAAGTCCCTGGTCCTGCGCAACGTCATCGGCTCCGTCCTCGGGCTCCTCGCCGTCGGCCTGGTCCTGCTCGGCGTCTCCCAGGGCGGGGACGAAGGCCGCATGCTCATCGGCGCGGGCGCGTTCTTCATGCTCATCGGCATGATCGTGCTGCTGCCGCTGCTCTCCCAGCCGGTCATCGGGGCCGTCCGCCCCCTGCTGCAGAAGGTGTTCGGGGTCCCCGGCAAGCTGGCCGCGCAGAACGCCGTGCGCAACCCGCGCCGCACCGCCGTCACCGCCGCCTCCCTGGCGATCGGCCTGACCCTGGTCACCACCCTGTCGGTGCTCGGCATCACCGTCGGCAAGGTCGTCGACCGCATGAGCACCGAGAAGCTCCGGGCCGACTACAAGGTCTCCATGTCGGACGACATGGGCAGCCTGGACAAGTCGGTCGCCGAGACCCTGGCCAAGACACCCGGGATCAAGGCGGTCTCCCCGCAGGCGGCGGGCTACTTCAAGGTCGGCGAGGACTTCCGCTCGGCTTCCGGCGTCACCCCCTCCACCATCGGCCAGATGCTGAACATCGAGGTCACCAGCGGTTCGCTGGACAGCCTCGGCAAGGGCGAGGTCGCGGTCGCCGAGAAGGCGGCGAAGAAGCAGAACCTCGCCGTCGGCTCCACCCTCCAGGTCATGTTCGACGACGGCCAGAAGGACTCCCTGAAGGTCGGCGCCGTCTACAAGGACATGGAGGGCCTGCTCTCCCCGTACGTCCTCGACAACAAGATCCTCAGCGAGCACAGCGAGGACCAGTACATCCCCGAGGTGTACGTCAACGTCGACGGCGGGGCCTCCAAGGCCGGCCAGCAGAAGGTCGTCGACGCCCTCGGCAAGAACCCGGCGATCACCGTCGCCACCCAGCAGGACATGCGCAACGAGATGGGCGGCATGATCAACACGATGCTGAACATCATGTACGGCCTGCTCGGCATGGCGCTGATCATCTCGGTGCTCGGCGTGGTCAACACCCTGGCGATGTCCGTCTTCGAGCGGACCCAGGAGATCGGCATGCTGCGGGCGATCGGCCTCGACCGGAGCCGGGTCAAGAACATGATCCGCCTGGAGGCCGTGGTGATCTCGCTGTTCGGCGCGGTCCTGGGCGTCGCTATCGGCATCTTCCTCGCCTGGGCCGTCGGCAGCACGCTGGCGAAGTCCATGCCGAACTACGAGCTGGTCCTCCCGTACGACCGGATCGGCGTCTTCCTCCTGCTGGCCGCCGTGGTCGGTGTCCTGGCCGCCATGTGGCCGGCCCGCAGCGCCGCCCGGCTGAACATGCTCACCGCCATCAAGACGGAGTAG